A segment of the Streptococcus chenjunshii genome:
TTGCACAGCAATCCCATCTGCAAATTTATCAATATGCTCCAACTTCACAGGATGGCCCTTATCAAAAGCCGCCCGCATGCTTCTGGCACCGCTCGCTTCGACTCCGATAACCGTAATATCGGGTGCCACATCTTTAAAATAAGTAGCAACTCCCGAAATCAAACCGCCGCCGCCAACAGGAACAAAGACACTGTCAAAATGAACTCCGTCTTTTTGTGCCTGCTCATAAATCTCATAGGCAACCGTTCCTTGACCGGCCTGGACATTGGGATCATCAAAAGGATCGATAAAAGTCATCCCCTCTGACTTGGTAAAATCCTGAGCCGCTTGTGCAGAAGCATCAAAGGTATCACCAACCAAACGAATTGTAACATAGGGGCCGCCAAAAAACTGCACCTGCCCGATTTTTTGCTGCGGCGTTGTGACCGGCATAAAGATGGCTGCCGGAATTTTCATTTCATGACAGGTAAAGGCCACCCCCTGTGCGTGATTTCCTGCGCTGGCACAGACAACACCGCGTTTTTTTTCTGCTTCAGTAAGTTGGGAAATAGCGTAGTAGGCGCCGCGGATTTTAAACGAACGAACCTTTTGGACATTTTCCCTCTTTAGATAAACTGTTGCCCCATATTTTTCTGACAGATAGCGGTCAAAATCTAAAGGCGTCTCCTCTACAACATCTTTCAAAACATCATTAGCTTTTCTGACATCTCGGGCTGTTATCATTTCTTAACCTCTTTTTTCACAATTTTCAGTTAATTTATTATAGCAAAAAAGCACTAAAATTCATAGTGCTTTTAAAATGAACCCGAGTAAGCTTTAAAGGACTTTCTTTTTTTTGGCTACTTTGCTAATTGTAATTTCCTGATTTCCTTTATAAGCACGCAGGCTGTCCATGAGCATCTTATCAGTCGTCTTAGACTTCAGATCAAGCAGATATTCCAGCTCAACATAGTCTTGCTTTTTAGCTGATTTAAGCGATAGACATTCACTTTCCCGGCAGAGGCTGCTTAAAATACTGTCCAGCTTCGTCTCATAATCCTCTTTATCCGCTACCAGTAATGAAAGTCGGCGTTTAGTCTGGCTGACTGCACCAAAACCAAACTGTTCGAACAGAAAAAGGAGGGCTGATAAAAAAACGGTGAATGCAATTGCCAAAAAGAGGTAGCCCATCCCAACAGCAATACCGCTGGCAGTTGCCATAAAAATGGCCAGCAGCTCCTTAGCTCCGCCGGCAGCAGAGCGGAAACGAATCAAACTAAAGGTCCCTGCTACTGCCACACTGGTCCCAAGATTGCCATTTACCATTAAAATAATAATGGCGATAAGACTGGGAAGAAGTGTTAAAGTAATGACAAACTCTTTGGTATAGAATGTTTTATGCTTATAAGCCACTGCTAAAAGCAGCCCCAGCCCCAGACTGGTTAAAAAAGCTAAGAAAAGTGTAGACGGCGAAAAATGAGCCTGTGTCTGCGAAAAGACATTATTAAATAAATCACTGAACAAGGGCTTTCACCTCACTTTTTTCCGCAACATGATTGCGGTAAGCCGTTCCGTATTTTGAAAAAGACTGGGCTTCGATTCGATATTTCTCTAAAAGTGCTGTCAGCCACTGAGGCATTTCTTCTGCTACTTTGATCTCCATAATCAGATCATCCTCTTCTAGGAGCGGACTGCCGTATCGGCCTGCGGTCAGTGAGACATTATCTGTTCGGCAGATCAGGTTTTGATCAAGTGTTAGCCGAAGCTTCCTGTCATCAATTCCTCTGAAGGAGCGCCGTTCATAGGAAATATACATCATCGGCTGCAGTTGCCCATAACGGCTGCGCAGGTGCTGCAGTTTTTTAGTCATCTCAATTTCGGCTGTTGTATTGTCAACCAGCCCCTTTGTCACATAATTCATGATAGATAAAGGGTTTGAAACGAGACGGAATTTATAGCCAACATCAAGTTTTTTTTCTTTGATTTCCAAAAAAGCCTGGCTTTTATCATTAGGCTGTTTGTCATAGGTGCGCATCCTAACTTTTTCCCGATTATATAAGTGCAGAATAGAATCCTGAATCATCTGGAAA
Coding sequences within it:
- the ilvA gene encoding threonine ammonia-lyase IlvA, with the translated sequence MITARDVRKANDVLKDVVEETPLDFDRYLSEKYGATVYLKRENVQKVRSFKIRGAYYAISQLTEAEKKRGVVCASAGNHAQGVAFTCHEMKIPAAIFMPVTTPQQKIGQVQFFGGPYVTIRLVGDTFDASAQAAQDFTKSEGMTFIDPFDDPNVQAGQGTVAYEIYEQAQKDGVHFDSVFVPVGGGGLISGVATYFKDVAPDITVIGVEASGARSMRAAFDKGHPVKLEHIDKFADGIAVQKVGSSTYEVARRYVDQLIGVDEGLISETLIDMYSKQGIIAEPAGAASIAALEVMKDDIKGKTVVCIISGGNNDINRMQEMEERALIYDGVKHYFVVNFPQRPGALREFVNNILGPNDDITRFEYIKRANKGTGPVLIGITLGDKKDYAALIERLSAFDPSYINLHGNESLYNMLV
- a CDS encoding DUF4956 domain-containing protein — encoded protein: MFSDLFNNVFSQTQAHFSPSTLFLAFLTSLGLGLLLAVAYKHKTFYTKEFVITLTLLPSLIAIIILMVNGNLGTSVAVAGTFSLIRFRSAAGGAKELLAIFMATASGIAVGMGYLFLAIAFTVFLSALLFLFEQFGFGAVSQTKRRLSLLVADKEDYETKLDSILSSLCRESECLSLKSAKKQDYVELEYLLDLKSKTTDKMLMDSLRAYKGNQEITISKVAKKKKVL
- a CDS encoding polyphosphate polymerase domain-containing protein, giving the protein MKTKKKIETQFKRIETKYILTKEQLALLQKEWQDYLSEDDYPISTISNVYFDNSDFQMIQDSILHLYNREKVRMRTYDKQPNDKSQAFLEIKEKKLDVGYKFRLVSNPLSIMNYVTKGLVDNTTAEIEMTKKLQHLRSRYGQLQPMMYISYERRSFRGIDDRKLRLTLDQNLICRTDNVSLTAGRYGSPLLEEDDLIMEIKVAEEMPQWLTALLEKYRIEAQSFSKYGTAYRNHVAEKSEVKALVQ